The nucleotide sequence TGCAACGAAGCTGTCTTGTTACTAAAATAAAAGGATCCAGAAATCTGAACCCCTCAAAAAGAGATGAATCTTTGTACCAAGCAAACACATAGGTAAAAAGAGATGTGACCCCCTCAAAAAGGTAAGAAGAAAATGTTGTTGAGTGCTGGATGTCCAGAGCAAAGACATGATGTGGCTACCTACCTGTAATGAGCACACAACTATGTTATATGCCTTCAGAGTCACTCAAGTTTCACTTGTTCCTCAACTTCAGGTCATTTTGGAATCTAAACATCTACAATTATGCTACTAGTAATTAGCACTAAACTTTTGAGAAGCAATCAAAGACATCCTCCAGTAGAGTTGATATCAACAAAACAAGCATGCCACCTTTGTAAATGTCCATTGAAACTTGAACATAATATTATACTACAAAGATCCATACAAAAATTGCCATGCGAACATTGCAGGCAGATATATATGTCTTCAAAATCACTTCTGACATTTGCTTAAGTAATACAAATAACACCAACGGGTCATATAGTGCCTCCACAGCAAAAACAGGGAATCTTGGGGCCTACTTATGCCGGTTTCGAAGCAGCTACAGAGAGTAGAAACTAAGCAACAAGAATTACATACGGTTGATAGTAATACACGAGTGGTGCCTACTATTAAAGTTTCATTCACCAGATGCCATCCAAAGATCATCATTAGACTATCATAAAGGAAAATAATTGCAGTAAAGGCAGAAAGAAGGCAACAAAAAGTTCAGAGAGGTGAATCTGGGTCGGATGATGCACAGCCTTGTCTACTGATGCACACTAAACAACTTAAAGGCTTCAGCAGCAAATTCATACTGAAAATTTTGGAGGCCACTTCATCAATAGGCGCCAAGACCAATTGTCTTCATAAGGGCATCTGAACAGTCCTTGGAGTAGTGAACCGACTTGGCAACACCCTGCGCAGCTTCCAGAGAGATCTCACCACAATACTCAATGACCAAAGACTCTAACTTATGTACACGTCCCAGTTCAGCCACTCCGACATCAGTAACGTTATGACACATCCGAAGTGCGAGATTACTCAAGCATGGGCTGTGCGCAATGAAGCGCATCCCAGCATCAGTTACCGCATGGCACAATATAAGCTCGAGTGTCTCCAGATGAGGCGAGGATGCGAGGGCCTTCATCCCCTCGTCATCAAAGAAGTTGGCGTTGTTGAGCACGAGAACACGAATCGGGCAAGACTGAATGAGCACCAGAAAACCCTCTTGTGTGAATCCTATTTCTGATGGCCAGTCACGAGAACATCCTGTAAAGCTGAGGTCTATGATCTGAAGCATACGACAGTTTAGGGCTAGAGCGTAAAGGCTGTTATCAGTAAATGACGTCCTGGTTTCACAATAGCCGACATCACTAGAGTAAAGCTGCAGGTTGAGCCAAAGTGAGATGCTTTTAAGGTTGCTGCAGCTCCGAGATAATGCAATCATGTCATTATCATTTAGGGCATGAACATACTCAAGGCAAAGCTTCTCCAATGCTTTACACTTCCCTAGGACAACACGAAGTCCTACATCTGGCCAAGTTTTAATATGCGCCAACCTTAAATCCTTCAAACTCTCACAGCAAAAATCATATATATCTATGCTGTGAGCATCGTACGAGGAGTCATAGACCTTACCACCTACGGCTATAAGACTATCATATTTTCCTCTTTTCCTCTCAAACTCAAACTTCTGGAGCTTCATCCATCCTGGACCAAACTTTAGGATGTCATGATGATTGATTCCTTTGCAATTCTCCACTACAAGCTCTTCCAACGATCCATCCCTACCAAGGTATTCCAGCCACTCTACACTGTTGATTTTCTCGCAACCAATAAGGTGGAGAGCAGATAGACTTGTGCAACCAACTGCAACCGAGAAAAGCCCAATCGAAGTTATTTGTGGTGTTGAGTTCAGCCTGAGAGACACCAATTTCTTGCAATTCGCTAAGCAACCAAGCCCAGAGTCATCGATGCATGAGCAGAAGCTTAAGGTGAGGTCAATCAACGAGGAACAGTGAGATGAAAACACAAGAAGGCCTTTGTTGTCCAGCTGCTTTCCATGTCCAGGTATCCAACCAGAGTAATCGATTTCCAATTTCCGTAGATTTGGGAAGCGGGCGCACAATGATGTCAGTGCTTTTGTAGCAGTGCAAAGACCGGAACCAACACGGATAGCACCCCTCTGATTCCCCTCTATCTTGTAGAGCTGATTTGAAACAAGGGCAAGAGAATTCAGATCACTTGTCCTGGTGATCCTGTTGAGAATCTCTGTCAGCAAAGCCTCCGGTAGGTCCTCCATCGAGCAGAACAAATTCAGCTGTACCAATCATCAGGTAATATATAACAAGGTTGAGAAAACAACCGAAAGAGCGCACCAGTCATCAAAATTATGATATACCAGAATAAATAATGCATGTCAAGATAGATGGAGATCACACTGGCAACAGACACTCATTATTACGAAGAATATAATGATGAAGTTTGAGCGCTTTCTGCTGTATCTGTCCAAAACTTAATTGTGTGCTGTTCATCAGCATGGAGATTTATTAAAGTAGCTACCTAGCTAGCACCTTATCTGTCTCTAGATTGTTAGGAAGAGAAAATGACGCGGCCACATCATTAATTTAAACTAGCTACCACCATAATTAAGTAGCAGAGGTTGAATGATGAGCTAGAATTGACGCAAACTAGCTACTACAAATTGCTGAACCTGAACATGAAAAGCAGAGGATATATGCAAATTAGTTAGTACTGTACTCGTAGGTCTTGGTTGGGCAAGAAAGAAAGTAGGGAAATCAATCAATCATTTTCCCAGCCACAGCCGATGAGTTGAGTTCGCAGGGCCAATCTAATATCTACTGTAGTGTTTTCAGCAACCCTAGGCAAAAAGCTTACTTTCTACTAGTGGTACCTAGGAGATGATTAACAACTAAGTTTGTGGATGATGATTATACTACCGGATTGGTTTCCCCTATCTATCAAGAACAAGAAAGCGAATCAGAAGGAAAAAAAACCGTCTACATGTTGAATCGGGGAACCAACGCAACGATGGAACAGGGAGTGGTATCTCAGGAGAGGAGAAGCGGAGAACGGCGGTACCTTCCTTGACCTCGACCGGCCGGGAGACagtagccgccgccgctgctcgacCTCGGCGGAGGAACAGAGCAGAGTGTAAACCCTAGCTAGCCTCGCTCGTCTCTGTAATTTCCAGCGGGAGTGGAGGAAGATGTGGGCTCACATGGGCTCTCCACACCCGGAATGGCTGCGGGCCCACGAGCGCTATTTTCGGCCTTCTACACATTTTGTTTTTCTTGATACAAACACAGAAAAAtctaaaagtaaaaaaaatatagatTGTTCATATAATCGTTTCATTAAATGAGTGAAATTCTAAGACATTGTAAAAATATGTCCATGTCCACAAAACAAATTTTAAGGCATTGAAAAGTATTCACATGTATCGAAATAAATTACATATTTGCCTTTATGAAAAAAGTGGGCATGTCTATTTTTCATAAGTGTTCTTGTATATAAAAATAAATGTTCATGTACATCAGTAAGAATTAACTCATATTCCGTAAGGATTCT is from Triticum aestivum cultivar Chinese Spring chromosome 1B, IWGSC CS RefSeq v2.1, whole genome shotgun sequence and encodes:
- the LOC123106146 gene encoding F-box/LRR-repeat protein 14 gives rise to the protein MEDLPEALLTEILNRITRTSDLNSLALVSNQLYKIEGNQRGAIRVGSGLCTATKALTSLCARFPNLRKLEIDYSGWIPGHGKQLDNKGLLVFSSHCSSLIDLTLSFCSCIDDSGLGCLANCKKLVSLRLNSTPQITSIGLFSVAVGCTSLSALHLIGCEKINSVEWLEYLGRDGSLEELVVENCKGINHHDILKFGPGWMKLQKFEFERKRGKYDSLIAVGGKVYDSSYDAHSIDIYDFCCESLKDLRLAHIKTWPDVGLRVVLGKCKALEKLCLEYVHALNDNDMIALSRSCSNLKSISLWLNLQLYSSDVGYCETRTSFTDNSLYALALNCRMLQIIDLSFTGCSRDWPSEIGFTQEGFLVLIQSCPIRVLVLNNANFFDDEGMKALASSPHLETLELILCHAVTDAGMRFIAHSPCLSNLALRMCHNVTDVGVAELGRVHKLESLVIEYCGEISLEAAQGVAKSVHYSKDCSDALMKTIGLGAY